CTGGGTGGTGGAGCTATAAAAGGGACTCTGTCCGCATGTGACTCACCTTCCCCAGCCCGCTGGACTGGACGTGAACCGAGGCCCAGCTGTGGCCAATCTGCTGGGGGGCGTGTCCTGATAAAGCAAATGGGCGACACCTGGTTCCttgtgcatgcgtgtgcgtgtatgtgtgcacccgtgtgtgtgtgtgtgtgtgtgtggtggtgatACTGCACCAACACAGAGTTGGGTGTGGACTCTGGAACACTTTTACTTGTAAAGTTATTAGCTGGGCAAGTTATCtgttctgagcctcagtctccttatcttCAACTGGGGATCATTTTGAGAGTTGGGAGGGCTGAGTGAGTGAATATGTCGCATATATCTTAACACACGTGGGTAGCTCAGCCCCAGGCTTGGCTCTGTCATTAGGATGTGTCAGCCGCTGTTACCGGTGCTCCGTTCCCCGCTGGTGCCCGGAGCCCTGGTAGGGCTGGGAGTGGGGTGAGGCGAGAGAGCACCAAGGGTGTGAGCACCCCCTTCAGCTTTGCATGTAGGCACCTCTCACCCCAGTCCAGGCCCTGCTTCTGACTCCATCCAAACCCAGGGATCAGGCCCCGGTGAGGAGGGGCCCCAGCCTCCCGGCTTCCTCaaccttcccagcctcccctggggCATTTTAGGGCAGGTTGAGGCTGCTGGGGCTGACCCACTCCGTGATCGACCGACCGCTGGAGGGGGGATGTGTGTTCTCACTTCCCACCTGCCCTCAcactgtgggggaagggggcactgCCTCTGTGAGTGATTTCAGGGGCCCTTAGGATGGTCCTTCTCACGCAATTGTCTCCTGTTTCCTCTTCACTCAACATCTGCAGTCCCAAACCCCTTCAGTTAAGGCTTCCACTCAGCCTGTCCCCTACCCAAGGCCACCTGTGAACGAGAGCTGTAGTCTATCCTGGCTGAGGACGAGGAAGTCTTGTGAATCGCAGATGGACCCAGGTCGGGGGAGGAGGGCTGAAGGCTGGGAAGGGTGCAGCTGCCAGAGTGTGCTCAGGTGTGGGACCAGAGCAACTTTCCCTGGACGACCGCTCACTGCAGCCAAGGATCCCATCCCGGGAGGTGGAAGACCGCCCCGCTGTGGAGGCCCTGGATCCGGTTCCCCAGAGCACAGCTTGGATCCATATTGACTTGGCTTCCAAACTCGGCCCTCCCTAGCCACGTAACCTTGGACAGGTAATTTAAATCTGTAAGCCATCTGAACCTGTTTCCTCGCGTACCGAGGAAGACGAGGAAGACGATGGCTCCTTTGTAAGGTCAGGATTGGGTAAGACAACGCAGGTGGGAGTGCCTAGCATCTAGTAGGTGTTCTGCCCTCATAatacccccacccctccgccttACGGCCCTAGAGGGTGGAATAGAGGGGAGTAGCTGGAGGAACGAGCTAGGAGACCCTCACAATGGGAGAAACCTGACACAAAAGTAtcactgattaaaaaaacactAGTCTCTCTTATTTGTATGGAACTCAGTGTTTAAAACCACTTTCCCCTATGAGGTCATTCTGGCCCCTCCTTCgcttcccactcccctcccccgcaGTACCCCTGTGAGCAGAGCCACAGGGAGGGTAATTGCACTTTGCTTTTCACCAGTCAAGgccaggaggctggggaaggaacCGGAGGAGCTCTTTCCATCTGTGAACGGAGCTGTGAAAAGTGCATCAGTCCTATCTCCGGCTGGTCACAGCCaacttcccagaggaggaagaatggAGTTTTTTCCATTACAGATGAAGAGTATAGCAAAGAGAACTTTGGCCAATGTGTCTGCTtccaaaatataagcaaaaattagatttttttttttttttaccaaatccCCATAAGGTTTAGCCACCCCTTGCCCAATCTAAAGAGTGTTGTGCATTGCGTTTTTCCCCTTCAAAAAGGAACCCCACATGCAATCACATGGATTAACTTCAGAGGCATAATGTTGAGTGAGGAAAGCCACAGACAGAAAACATACAGACTGCGTGGTTACGTTTACATGCAGttcaagaaaaggcaaaactggggcgcctgggtggcgcagtcggttaagcgaccgacttcagccaggtcacgatctcgcggtccgggagttcgagccccgcgtcaggctctgggttgatggctcagagcctggagcctgtttccgattctgtgtctccctctctctctgcccctcccccgttcatgctctgtctctctctgtcccccaaaaaataaacattgaaaaaaaaaatttaaaaaaaaaaaaaaaaaaaaagaaaaggcaaaactaaccTATGGTGATAAAAGCTGCAGGTTTACCCCTGGGTGGGCAAATTGGCTGCGAGGCGGCAAGAGGAAGCCTTCTGGAATGTTGGGATTGTTCTAAATCTTGATTTGgggcatgagagagagagggcatgagtgaaagagggcagggagggagagagaggggggagagagagactctctgATGcggaactcatgaatggtgagatcatgacccgagcagaagttggatgctgagctgactgggccacccaggtgcccccacagtatgtacttttaaaaagttgtgttttatttttgtttttatttttggcctgGCTTCTTAGCATAACACATTTGGGATTTGTGCACGTTGTGGCCGGTTTCTGTAGTTTGTTTCTGCTGTTTCTGCTTCTGTTGCGTGGAATGGAACCACAGTGTGTTTATCCATTCCCggctgaaggacatttgggttatttctgaaaaatttggGGCAATTGTTAATGAAGCTCTtatacaggagcacctgggtggctgggtcggttaagcgtccgacttcagctcgggtcatgagttcgagccctgcatcgggctctgggccgacagctcagagcctggagcctgcttcggattctgtgtctccctctctctctgcccctcccccactcatgtactgtctctcaaaaaaaaaacattaaaaaatgtttaaaaaagcttttatacatatttgtgtacaggtttttgtatgtgtgcaagttttcatttctctgggacaaATAATCAGGAGTGAGATGGCTGAGTCTTGtggcaaatgtttgtttattatttctaaaagatgTTGGACTGTTTTCCAAAAGGGCTGAACTaatgtgcattcccaccagcaatgtacaaacGTTCCAAATGCTTTCTACACCCTCATCAGGGCTCGGCACTGCcggttttttaggttttttttttttttctctttctttctttttttttgttgtttgtttctttgtttttggtttttaatttagcCTTTCTAATAGATGTTAAGAGCAGTATGTCATTTGCGTTTCCCTACCGACTgatgacgttgagcattttttcatgtgttcaattgccatccatatatcttctttgatcaAGTgttccatatatcttctttgatcaAGTGTTTATCTTTTGCCAACCAATCTttaatggttttttgttttcttattactgagttttgagagttatCAGTGTCCTACAGGGGCTTGAAGTCTGTTGATACTATTGGGAGCCAGTAATGACTGGCTGGGTCCACCTTAGTGGGAAATCCATTCAGTCTCCGTCTGTCCCACCATGGACCCCTTGTTATGAGTCTCTGAGCCAGGGCAGGGTAGGagcaggtggggaaggaggctggCTAGCATTTACAGGAGTGGGGTGTCCTGTCCAGCTGATGTTAAAAGCCTCTGCAGTAGCAAACCCTTGGAGAACATTCTTACAGGACTCAAATACTCTCTGGTTTTTGTCCCTATTTTGAGGATTCCATGTACCCTACCCCTTTCCTGAAAGGCTTAACCCTCCAACCTTACTCTGTTGGAGACGATGACCATCTGGCTTGTACATTAGCTGCTGCCCACAGACTGACGTACCTCTCAGACTGTCTCTCCTTACAGGAGAGATGGTATAATTTTTGAGGcagccataacaaattaccacccaCTTGGCTgattgaaacaacagaaattggtTCCCCTACAATTCTGAAGGCCAAAAGTCGAAATCAAGGCATCAGCAGGGCTGTGCTTTCTATGGAGGCTTTAGGGGAGAATCGGTTCCATGCCCCTTCTTGCTTCCGGTGGTTACCAGCTTCCTTGGCTGAAACCCCATCATTCTAGTCTCTGCCTCCATGGTTATgtcaccttttcctttttgtctggattctcctctgtgtgtcttaGAAGGatacttgtcattggatttaggacctGCCTAGATAATCTGGCAGGATCTTCTTATCTCAAATCTTTAATTATAGCTGCAAGGAACCTTCTTctcaataaagtaatttttacagGTTCTGGGCATTAGGATGTGGATCTTTTGGGGGTAGATAATTACAGCACTAGAAGTTCTACCTTCTGGGGAGATTTCCTTTCCTCACTGTCCCCAGGGCTGTCCTGAGTGGGGTTGTCATGCCACAGTAGTCCACTCCCACCTGGCCAGCACCCCATCAGAGCTCTCTCTGGAGCAGGCGGAGGGTGGGGCTTCCACAGTGAGGGAAGAGGCCCGACTGTCCCCCCCGGCCTCATACAGCAGAGTTTCACCCTCACATAGGAAGGAGGTGAGGGTGCTGGCCAGCCCAAACCAAAACAATGTGACAAGTGTCCACTAGAGACGGACATTTGTCTGCCTGCATCTTTTGAGTGACTGGTAGTGACTCATTTCTACAGCTCCCCTGGGGACATAGTGCACTTTTTGATTTATTATTCGGAGAGTAAGAGAGAATGCCGCAGACTTTCACGTAGCTCTTCCTGGTACACTTGTCTTTAGCTCAAGGGTCAGGGAGCCAAGGTGAGGATTTGACCTGTTCCTGAGGTGATCTGGCGTGACCATTTAGAACATAGGATGGATTTCAGGCCTTGCAGTTCTGTACTCTCACAGCCCCTGAATCTTATCTTAATGGCCCTATGCCTTATAGCAACAGGTCTCAACAAATTCTCAGAGCCATAGCACATAAAGGTCTTGACTTaggttttttaaatctttatttatttattttgagagagagcatgctcgtgcctgagtgggggaggagcagagagagagagggagagagagaatcccaagcaggctctgcattgtcagtatAGAGCTGGACtaggggtttgatctcatgaaccattagatcatgacctgaacttaaatcaagagttggatgcttaactgactgagccacccaggtgccccttaacttaaaaaaatttttttttaatgtttttatttttgagacagagagagacagagcatgagcaggggaggggcagagagagagggggacacagaatcggaagcaggctccaggctccgagctgtcagcacagagcccgacgcggggctcgaactcacggactgcgagatcatgacctgagctgaagtccgacgctcaaccaactgagccacccaagtgccccttattttattatttttttttaaagattgtatttttaagtaatctctacatccaacatggggctttaactcacaaccctgagaccaaaagTCTTATGTTCCAGTCAGGtacccctcattttatttattgagtcaATAATCTAGATATTTGAGCTTGTCTTGCTTGATATTATTCAGTGCCATTATAAGCGGTCACCCCACACTGCGTCCCTAATTTCTTCaatctccttattttatttatttatttttagtaggtGCTGTGCCccaacataggacttgaactcacaacccctcaaccaagagtcacattctctactgactgagccagccaggcaccgtTTCTTCATTCCCTTTAAATCTGTTTTGACCAAAGCCACTTGGCTCCCAGAACTTGTCCCTCAGAGGGCACATGATCTCTGGTGTTCATGGCTGACAATTTTATTAGCTATTTCTCCTCTGTGTACCATGGAACATAAACAGGAATCTCAGAGCGTTTTGCCCGAAGCCCTCTTTCTGGTGCCAATGTTTGGATCAGTTAGGGCTCTTTGGTGCCCACGGCCAAAGCGTACTCTggctaatgaaataaaaaaagaaggaaatagaaggatATCGGGTgggtcacagagctgaagaaggAGCAGGGCCACTGTCTAGGCAGAGTGGGAATCAGGGTGTGTCTGAAGTTCCCAGTAGCAGCAACTCATGGATTGTTTCTTAGGGATGTTGCCAAGGCCTGATAAAGCAatagctttttttccttttgtcagtCTACTACCAATTCAGATTCTCCAGGGAGAGACTGATGGCCTAGTTTGGGTCACCCACTCATCCTTGTCTCTAGAGTCTGTATGCCCTGTGATTGTCTCACCAGATCCTCAGGAAGCAGGAAAGTCTGTTCTCAGAGGCGGGGGAAGTTGTGCTGGGCAGGCCAAACAGAGGTGGTTCACCAGCCTAGAGCCTTctctgagtgggagaagatacaGTCTGTCTCTAGGGAAACTGCCGGTCTGATGGTGGACACATAGGCTGTGCCCTCAATGACCTTCCAGTCTGATGGGAAGACTGGTCACAAAACCAAAGAGatttaagagaaagaggaaatgtagGCAGTGGTACAATTATGTTCAAGacagggtttggggggggggtgcggggaaagacagggttttgtttttttttagtagtgaaaaactggaaactgCTAAAATACCCTAAAAAGGGGAAATGCTCAAACAATTAAATGATTACATACTTGGAATCAATATACACGCATTGAaatcatgtttttgaaaaaaaatagcaatatgagaaaatattaatgGTGTAATGCTATGTGAAAAAAACTGGATACTAAATTGTCCAGTTGTATAAAGCAGTATATGCAGGAgggaaatatatcaaaatgttaacagaggtaataataatgataaaccTTTTGAGTACTTTTATATGTGAGGCCCTGTGCCAAACAGTTTACCTGTGTTATTTTACCTAACCCTTAGGTGATAGGAACTATTCTCTCCATATTTTTTGAAAGCAGGCtctacgcccagtgtggggcttgaacccgtgaccctgagatcaagacctgagctgagatcaagcgtctgactcttaaccaactgagccactcaggctccccctccccattttatagatgaagaaactgaggcttggggaggtTAAATCCACAGATAGTCATATAGCCAGTAAGTGGCTAACTCAACCCAGATGTGTCTAAAGCCAAAgtccatgtgtttttaaaaaaaatgtttatttatttattttgagaaagagagagggagggaaggagcatgaacaagggaggggcagagagagacagaatcccaagcaggttccacactcagcatgaagacaagctcatgaatggtgagatcaggacctgagctgaaatcaagcgacagacatttacctgactgagccacccaggcaaccccaaagTCCATGTTTTTAAGATAATCTTGACTCCCCTTAGCTTCCAATGTTGAGGTTATGAGTGATTTATATCCTTTTATGTAGCTTTCCTGAATTTGCTAGATCCCTACACCAAACATGTATTTACCTATACAGTCatgagaaatacatattttgaaaaagaagggggaaaaagaaatatgcaacaaaaacatataaacagGAGAAAGATATTGTATTGAACAAAACCATTTGGTAatggatacctgggtggctcagtcagttaagcgtgggacttcagctcaagtcatgatcttgtggtctgtgagttccagccccaggtcaggctttgtgctgacagctcagagcccggagcctgcttgggattctgtgtctttctctctctctgcttctcccctgctcacgctctgtctctttctttctctctcaaaaataaataaacattaaaaaaaaaaacatatgttaaAGTCTGGGAGGCCTCACAAGTATTGTCCTTTGCTGTGCTTTGTAGTTCTTTAATATAGCACCATCAGTCTGCATTGCAAATATATCTAcggatatacatatatgtaaatgccTCACtgtctttgagggcagggaccctcttttatctctgtggttttGCCTAGGGAAGATAtcctccaacatggggcttagcacatagtaggttcttAGAAATTGTTGATTGAAGAGAAACCATATGGACTAGAAACCAGTGACCGGAAGACACAACCAGAAAAGGTTTTGCTGGACTCCCCTGTATTGGGATTTCTGAGACGGCGACTAGGGAGCCAGGGCGGGGTTGGATGGGATGGGGGAACAGTGTTCAAGAAGAGGTTTTGGTTCTGCGGCAGGAGTTGAGCGGGAGGAATGTGACAGCTGCAGCCCCACCCTCTCAATTtttgtcaccccccccccccccaactcaggAGGGTGAAGAGGGGTCTCAGTTCCCTGAGAAACTGAGCGGTGGGCGGGCCAGGAGCTCCCCACGCCTCCCCGGGCCGTCATCTGTTTCCCACCCTCCTCCGACCGGAGTCCCAAGGCGCTGGCCGCGGTGCTGAAGCAGCGCTCTccgaggagggaggaaggaggggccgGGCCGCGGGGAAGAGGCGGAGCTCTATGAAGCTCTGAGctggaaaggggggaggggcagggcggcGCCAGCAGGCCCGAGACCCTGGCAGGCTTGAGAAGAGGCAGGAGACTGGAGACAGCCTGGCTAGAGTGGACAAAGGCATCTGGACAATCTTCCTCGGAAGAAACCAACGTTGTCGTCCTTGTCTTATAAATCCTCTCTCTTCTACCTTGGAGGGACCCTCACCTTGTGTCCTGACCTCAGCCTCGTTCCCAAACCCATCCGAGGAGTGACTGACTTCTAGGCTTTTCTGTCTGCGAAGCCACTAGCTTACAGCCCACAAGACCCCACGTGAGGGCCTACTGCCTCACCATGGTGAAGTTGCTGCCCGCCCAGGAGGCAGCCAAGATCTACCACACCAACTATGTGCGCAACTCGAGGGCTGTGGGTGTGATGTGGGGCACACTCACCATCTGCTTTTCGGTGCTTGTTATGGCCCTCTTTATCCAGCCCTACTGGATTGGTGACAGCGTTAACACACCCCAGGCAGGCTACTTTGGCCTTTTCTCCTACTGTGTGGGCAACGTGCTGTCCTCTGAGCTCATCTGCAAGGGTGGCCCACTGGACTTCTCTTCCATTCCTTCTAGAGCTTTCAAGACTGCCATGTTTTTTGTGGCCTTGGCCATGTTCCTCATCATTGGCTCCATCATCTGCTTTAGCCTCTTCTTCGTCTGCAACACGGCCACTGTCTACAAGATCTGTGCATGGATGCAGCTGGCTGCAGGTGAGCACGGTTAATGGGAGGGCAAGTGGGGGCCCACCCTCGGCCACAGGGGATGCTGCACCATTCCGCCCTCTGGAGCCTCTTGGTCTCCTTCCCAActgttcctctttattttttttttctcaaagatttaattttttaaagcaatctgtacatggggcttgaacctacaaccccgagatcaagagtcacatgctccaccgaccgaGTCCACCAGGCTCCCCTCAGCTGTTCTCCTTTAGCCCAGCCCTACTCAATGCTCTGTAGAAGCTTCTGAGGAGTAGAGAACTTTAGAATGGTTGAGACCAAAAGGATCGTTGAGATCAAATTGTTCAACCCCCTCATCTTACTGATgggaactgaggtccagagaaggggAGTGACTTGCCCAGGAGCACACAGCTAGTTGATAGAAGGTATCCTGACTCCCAGGCCACCACATCATTGTTGTTGCtctgaggaggaaaaagaaggaagcttCCATTGTCAGCCATGTGGAAATAGGATCCAGCCCAGGGCAAAATGTCAAGCACATCCTAGATGTCTCCATCTCCCACTTCTGGgcgtttgttctttctctttatggATCCCCAGATCCCTGCCCTCACTCTTCCCCTCTCACCCAAAATTGCTCTCAGGGAGATTCTAAAGTCAGTTGTTTATTTGGAGTGTTATGCTGTGACCTTTCCCATAGAAACTTGCATTGAAGTTCTCTCTTTCATGGTGGAGTGAAAGTCTTTGTTCCCTAGTTATAGGTTTCTGTACTTGAGGCAGCAAACGGGAGTGATATTTTGTCATGGGGGGAGTGGTGGTGGCGGCTAgggtcttttattattatttttaatgtttatttatttttgagagagagagagcatgagcaggggaagagtcaggaaggggggggacagaggctccaaagtgggctctgtgctgacagcagacagccctattcagggcttgaacccacaaactacaagatcatgacctgagctgaagtttgaggcttaactgactgagccacccaggca
The sequence above is a segment of the Prionailurus bengalensis isolate Pbe53 chromosome B2, Fcat_Pben_1.1_paternal_pri, whole genome shotgun sequence genome. Coding sequences within it:
- the LHFPL5 gene encoding LHFPL tetraspan subfamily member 5 protein, which codes for MVKLLPAQEAAKIYHTNYVRNSRAVGVMWGTLTICFSVLVMALFIQPYWIGDSVNTPQAGYFGLFSYCVGNVLSSELICKGGPLDFSSIPSRAFKTAMFFVALAMFLIIGSIICFSLFFVCNTATVYKICAWMQLAAATGLMIGCLVYPDGWDSSEVRRMCGEQTGKYTLGQCTIRWAFMLAILSIGDALILSFLAFVLGYRQDKLLPDDYKADGKEEV